From Candidatus Margulisiibacteriota bacterium, the proteins below share one genomic window:
- the atpH gene encoding ATP synthase F1 subunit delta has protein sequence MRSVDLEQLLTIAGDEAIELGETLHNLSRLISGHHELRMFLDNPLVSPDSQKGAIAALFPGALPLFYRVVGLLVDHQLGNQLSSIAAEFSQLAARRFGLVYAQVESAFELTDGEQAKIKEFLGGQVRLRLSLRPDLLGGVRVKTSDGRFFEDSFRGRLEQLKEVMAGG, from the coding sequence GTGAGATCGGTCGATCTGGAACAACTTTTAACGATCGCCGGCGATGAGGCGATCGAACTGGGCGAGACGCTCCATAACCTGTCGCGGCTGATCTCGGGCCACCACGAACTGCGGATGTTCCTGGACAATCCGCTGGTCTCCCCCGACAGCCAGAAAGGGGCGATCGCCGCTCTTTTTCCGGGAGCGTTGCCGCTTTTTTACCGGGTGGTCGGTTTGCTGGTCGACCACCAGTTGGGCAACCAGCTCTCCTCGATCGCGGCAGAGTTCTCGCAACTGGCGGCCAGGCGTTTCGGCCTGGTCTATGCCCAGGTCGAGTCGGCCTTTGAGCTGACCGACGGTGAGCAGGCGAAAATAAAAGAGTTTCTCGGCGGCCAGGTCCGCTTGCGGCTTAGCTTGCGGCCAGACCTGCTGGGCGGGGTCCGCGTCAAGACGAGCGACGGCCGTTTCTTTGAAGATAGTTTCCGGGGACGGCTGGAACAATTAAAAGAGGTAATGGCTGGTGGATGA
- a CDS encoding proton-conducting transporter membrane subunit, protein MSLLLILVPLACLVVLNLHFKQGFIKGAFWLGLLVILAQLAVVALLPTGLWDMRFNPLECFFHFDASVDAISLVVILAVGLVALATLLCAEHLIKEPKKKFYFVNLLMLVLIGLNGLALAKDLFTMYLFIEIAAIASFILIAFRKDPLGLEGAFKYLLFSALSSVLMLTALSLVILFAGGTSFAAVGPAVAASAGTWPARLALALFVCGALIKSGVVPFHGWLPDVYTAAPTYASVLLAGIITKVSGVYVLIRLFVSVFGFDSRIDAAVMFLGAASILIGALAALTQQNLKRLLAYSSISQVGYIILALGCGTPLAIAGAVFHFFNHAVFKSLLFVNAAAIEQQVETQEIDALGGLSARMPVTGFTSVIGFLSAAGIPPLAGFWSKLMIILALWQAGQSGYALFALLASVLTLAYFLSLQRRVFFGKLVPGLDGVREAGWGITTTAIILALITVGVGVCFPFVMQGLILPIKALVVLP, encoded by the coding sequence ATGTCATTATTATTAATATTAGTGCCGTTAGCTTGTCTGGTGGTGCTCAACCTCCACTTCAAGCAAGGTTTTATCAAAGGGGCTTTCTGGCTCGGCTTGTTGGTCATCCTGGCCCAGCTGGCGGTCGTGGCTCTTCTGCCGACCGGCCTCTGGGATATGCGTTTCAACCCGCTCGAATGTTTCTTTCATTTTGACGCCTCGGTCGACGCGATCAGCCTGGTTGTCATCCTGGCGGTCGGTCTGGTGGCGCTGGCCACGCTCCTCTGCGCGGAACATCTCATCAAAGAGCCAAAGAAAAAATTCTATTTCGTCAACCTGTTAATGCTTGTCCTGATCGGTCTGAACGGGTTGGCCCTGGCTAAAGACCTCTTCACCATGTATCTCTTCATCGAGATCGCGGCGATCGCCTCTTTTATTCTGATCGCTTTCCGCAAAGATCCGCTCGGCCTGGAAGGAGCTTTCAAATATCTCCTTTTTTCGGCCCTTTCTTCGGTCCTGATGCTGACCGCGCTCTCTTTGGTCATCCTGTTCGCCGGCGGCACTTCGTTTGCCGCCGTCGGGCCGGCGGTCGCGGCTTCGGCCGGTACCTGGCCGGCCCGGCTGGCGCTAGCCCTCTTTGTCTGCGGCGCGCTGATCAAGTCAGGGGTAGTCCCCTTTCACGGCTGGCTGCCCGATGTTTACACGGCGGCGCCGACCTACGCTTCGGTCCTCCTGGCCGGGATCATTACCAAGGTTTCCGGCGTTTACGTCCTGATCCGGCTCTTCGTTTCGGTCTTTGGCTTTGATAGCCGGATCGACGCCGCGGTCATGTTCCTCGGTGCCGCTTCGATCCTGATCGGGGCGCTGGCCGCGCTGACCCAGCAAAACCTCAAACGGCTGCTTGCCTATTCGAGCATCAGCCAGGTCGGTTATATTATCCTGGCGCTCGGTTGCGGCACGCCGCTCGCTATCGCCGGGGCGGTTTTCCATTTCTTCAACCACGCGGTCTTCAAGTCGCTCCTCTTCGTCAACGCGGCGGCGATCGAGCAGCAAGTTGAAACCCAGGAGATCGACGCGCTGGGCGGTTTATCCGCCCGGATGCCGGTGACCGGCTTCACTTCGGTGATCGGTTTCCTCTCCGCGGCCGGGATCCCGCCGCTGGCCGGTTTCTGGAGCAAGCTGATGATCATTCTCGCTTTGTGGCAGGCAGGCCAGTCCGGTTACGCCCTTTTCGCTCTGCTGGCCAGCGTTCTGACCCTGGCTTATTTCCTCTCGCTGCAACGCCGGGTCTTCTTTGGTAAATTGGTCCCGGGGTTGGACGGGGTGCGCGAAGCGGGGTGGGGGATCACTACGACGGCGATCATTCTGGCGTTGATCACGGTGGGGGTTGGGGTCTGCTTTCCTTTTGTGATGCAAGGGTTGATCTTGCCAATTAAGGCTTTAGTGGTGTTGCCATGA
- a CDS encoding AtpZ/AtpI family protein: MAAQPPVLRPADWLKAASLGVEMAAAVFAGAWLGYVVDGWWHSSPWGLAAGVVLGAVAGFWSAYKLAIK; this comes from the coding sequence ATGGCGGCGCAGCCTCCTGTCCTGCGGCCGGCTGATTGGCTCAAAGCGGCTTCGCTCGGGGTCGAGATGGCGGCGGCGGTTTTTGCCGGCGCCTGGCTCGGCTACGTGGTTGACGGCTGGTGGCACAGTTCTCCGTGGGGCTTGGCGGCCGGGGTCGTCCTGGGAGCGGTGGCCGGTTTCTGGAGCGCGTATAAACTGGCAATAAAATGA
- a CDS encoding sodium-translocating pyrophosphatase — MSEGSIVLPALRAVEMNMLWFVLGSAVIALLYGAFLTWKVLKEPQGSPEMVNVAKAIQEGAAAYLSRQFKVMAIFIALITVGLYFLYRPVYPHNGMIPIGIALAFLCGACASAGAGFVGMSLAVRANVRVANAALTSFKKALETAFQAGSVSGMFTVGLGLLGATTIFLIFRQDAMKVLVGFGFGGCLVALFMRIGGGIYTKAADVGADLVGKVEQGIPEDDPRNAAVIADNVGDNVGDCAGMAADVFESYEVTLVAAIILGAATLADKSFVALYGAGASLMALKLVMYPLLVRAIGVFASMLGTWSVRAKETEKIGDPMKPINFGFWVAALSSIVGFVTINYFYLKDPRTGLPDWRFSLATLTGIVLAVVIEEMTNYFAHTKHKPVKQTARASKTGPATLILTGFGLGLESSFWAVLAIAATIFCSMAIFGGNVALSAYGVALAGLGLLTTTGFILAMDTFGPISDNANGIFEMSGVNKTRGSRAEMIVAELDAVGNTTKALTKGFAIATAVIAAIALFKSFIEEGGLAKVGIQLNQGDVFIGLLIGGGVAFLFSSFLINAVSKAAFLVVEEVRRQFREIPGIMTGQNKPQYDRCVDIVTTAAQRELVGPALLAVFAPVAVVFSFGIAALGGFLAGVILVGQLLAVLLSNAGAIWDNAKKAIEMGHMGEEHCKGSDSHKASVIGDTVGDPFKDTAGPALNPMIKVMNLVALLLVPIVLAQPAPAIRFTVIAVSVSMIGLAIWLNKKESAAPVK; from the coding sequence ATGTCTGAAGGAAGTATTGTCCTGCCCGCGCTCCGTGCCGTCGAGATGAATATGCTTTGGTTCGTGCTGGGGTCTGCCGTGATCGCTCTATTATACGGGGCTTTTCTGACCTGGAAGGTCCTCAAGGAGCCGCAAGGTTCGCCCGAGATGGTCAATGTGGCCAAGGCGATCCAGGAAGGGGCGGCCGCTTATTTATCCCGCCAATTCAAGGTCATGGCGATCTTTATCGCTCTGATCACGGTCGGCCTTTATTTTCTTTACCGGCCGGTCTATCCGCATAATGGAATGATCCCGATCGGCATTGCTCTGGCTTTTCTCTGCGGCGCCTGTGCGTCAGCCGGGGCCGGTTTTGTCGGAATGAGCTTGGCTGTTCGGGCCAATGTCCGCGTGGCCAACGCCGCGCTGACCAGTTTCAAGAAAGCGCTAGAAACCGCTTTCCAGGCCGGTTCCGTTTCCGGCATGTTCACCGTCGGGCTCGGCCTGCTCGGCGCCACGACCATCTTCCTGATCTTCCGCCAGGACGCGATGAAGGTCCTGGTCGGCTTTGGTTTCGGCGGCTGTCTGGTGGCGCTCTTTATGCGGATCGGCGGCGGCATCTATACCAAGGCGGCTGACGTCGGGGCCGACCTGGTCGGCAAAGTGGAGCAGGGGATCCCGGAAGACGATCCGCGCAACGCGGCGGTCATCGCCGATAACGTCGGCGATAACGTCGGCGACTGCGCCGGCATGGCGGCCGACGTGTTCGAAAGCTACGAAGTGACCCTGGTCGCGGCGATCATCCTGGGTGCGGCGACGCTGGCCGACAAGAGCTTTGTCGCTTTGTATGGGGCGGGGGCTTCGCTCATGGCGCTGAAGTTAGTGATGTATCCTTTGCTCGTCCGCGCCATTGGCGTATTTGCCTCAATGCTCGGCACCTGGTCGGTCCGGGCCAAGGAGACCGAAAAGATCGGCGACCCGATGAAGCCGATCAACTTCGGCTTCTGGGTGGCGGCGCTCTCGTCCATCGTTGGTTTTGTCACGATCAACTACTTTTACCTGAAAGATCCGCGGACCGGGCTCCCCGACTGGCGTTTCTCGCTGGCGACCCTGACCGGGATCGTCTTGGCGGTGGTGATCGAAGAGATGACCAACTACTTCGCTCATACCAAGCATAAGCCGGTGAAACAGACTGCTCGCGCCTCCAAGACTGGTCCGGCGACGCTGATCCTGACCGGCTTCGGCCTAGGTCTCGAATCTTCTTTTTGGGCGGTCCTGGCGATCGCCGCCACTATTTTCTGTTCGATGGCGATCTTCGGCGGCAATGTCGCTCTTTCCGCTTACGGGGTCGCTCTGGCCGGCCTCGGCTTGCTGACGACCACCGGTTTCATCCTGGCCATGGACACTTTTGGCCCGATCTCGGACAATGCCAACGGCATCTTCGAGATGTCGGGCGTTAATAAGACCCGCGGCTCGCGCGCCGAAATGATCGTCGCCGAGCTCGACGCGGTCGGCAACACCACCAAGGCCCTGACCAAGGGTTTTGCCATTGCCACCGCGGTCATCGCGGCGATCGCCCTCTTTAAATCGTTCATTGAAGAGGGTGGCCTGGCCAAGGTCGGCATCCAGCTCAACCAGGGCGACGTCTTTATCGGCCTGCTGATCGGCGGCGGGGTCGCGTTCCTCTTCTCCTCGTTCCTGATCAACGCGGTCAGCAAGGCGGCCTTTTTGGTCGTGGAAGAAGTGCGGCGCCAATTCCGGGAGATCCCCGGGATCATGACCGGCCAGAACAAGCCGCAATATGACCGCTGTGTCGATATTGTTACCACCGCGGCTCAGCGCGAACTGGTCGGCCCGGCTCTGCTCGCGGTCTTTGCCCCGGTTGCGGTTGTCTTTTCCTTTGGTATTGCGGCGCTCGGCGGATTTCTCGCCGGCGTCATCCTGGTCGGCCAATTGCTGGCGGTCCTTCTCTCCAACGCCGGCGCCATCTGGGACAATGCCAAGAAGGCGATCGAAATGGGCCATATGGGGGAAGAGCACTGCAAAGGGAGCGATTCCCATAAGGCCTCGGTCATCGGCGATACCGTCGGCGATCCATTCAAAGACACCGCCGGGCCGGCGCTCAACCCGATGATCAAAGTAATGAACCTGGTCGCCCTGTTGCTCGTGCCGATCGTGTTGGCCCAGCCGGCGCCGGCGATCAGATTTACGGTCATCGCGGTCAGTGTGAGCATGATCGGCTTAGCCATCTGGCTGAACAAGAAAGAATCAGCGGCTCCCGTTAAGTAA
- a CDS encoding NADH-quinone oxidoreductase subunit K, with amino-acid sequence MNELASQLFYYYSVAIILVTICGLYCLIASFNLMRAIIGIEILMKGATLSLILAGYLTGNLGTAQALVITLIVIEVVLMVVAGGIILWLFRHYGTIDSQELRKLKG; translated from the coding sequence ATGAACGAACTCGCCTCACAGCTTTTCTATTATTACAGCGTCGCCATTATCCTGGTGACGATCTGCGGACTCTATTGCCTCATTGCTTCATTTAATTTAATGCGGGCGATCATCGGTATTGAGATCTTAATGAAAGGGGCGACCCTCTCGCTGATCCTGGCCGGTTACCTGACCGGCAATCTCGGTACCGCCCAGGCCCTGGTCATTACCCTGATCGTGATCGAGGTCGTCCTGATGGTCGTCGCCGGGGGGATCATCCTCTGGCTCTTCCGCCATTACGGGACGATCGATTCGCAAGAATTGAGGAAATTAAAGGGATGA
- a CDS encoding nickel-dependent hydrogenase large subunit — protein sequence MFEPDDVKIPIGPQHPALKEPESFLLTLRGEKITSASVKLGYNHRGIEKACEGRNYTQALYLIERVCGICSHSHSSAFIQAVEELAGLEVPKRARYLRTIVGELERVHSHLLWLGVAGHEVGFDTLLMYTWRDREIVMDLLARISGNRVNYAMNTLGGVRRDIGKELAGDILKALDTLEERTKYYAGIATSEPTLIDRLSKVGYLSPEDAVTLGAVGPTSRASGVDQDVRRDDPYAAYGELDFKVVTDNHCDVYGRTLVRVGELMEAYKIVRQALRELPDGPLTVKAPRRIPAGEVLSRYEAPRGEDVHYVRANGTENPERVKLRAPTLANLQAVSKMLEDRYLADLPIVVAAIDPCFSCTDRLITVTGDQEGTMNWEDLRRYSIDWYKNKGVDFSRMKIKL from the coding sequence ATGTTTGAACCTGATGACGTAAAAATACCGATCGGCCCCCAGCACCCGGCGCTGAAAGAGCCGGAGAGTTTCCTGCTGACCCTGCGCGGAGAAAAGATCACCTCGGCCAGCGTCAAGCTCGGCTACAACCATCGCGGTATCGAGAAAGCGTGTGAAGGGCGCAATTATACCCAAGCTCTCTACCTCATTGAGCGGGTCTGCGGGATCTGCTCGCATTCCCATTCCAGCGCCTTCATCCAGGCGGTCGAGGAGCTTGCCGGGCTGGAAGTTCCCAAGCGGGCCCGCTACCTCCGGACTATCGTCGGGGAACTCGAGCGGGTCCACAGCCATCTCCTCTGGCTCGGCGTCGCCGGGCACGAGGTTGGCTTCGATACTTTGTTAATGTATACCTGGCGCGACCGGGAGATCGTCATGGACCTGCTGGCGCGGATCTCCGGCAACCGGGTCAATTACGCCATGAACACGCTCGGCGGCGTCCGCCGCGATATCGGAAAGGAGTTGGCCGGCGATATCCTCAAGGCGCTCGACACGCTCGAAGAGCGGACCAAATATTACGCCGGGATCGCGACGAGCGAGCCGACGCTGATCGACCGGTTGTCCAAGGTCGGCTACCTCTCGCCGGAAGACGCCGTGACCCTTGGCGCGGTCGGCCCGACCAGCCGCGCTTCGGGTGTCGACCAAGATGTCCGCCGCGACGACCCGTACGCCGCGTACGGCGAGCTAGATTTCAAGGTAGTGACCGATAACCATTGTGACGTTTACGGCCGGACCCTGGTCCGCGTCGGCGAATTGATGGAAGCGTACAAGATCGTCCGCCAGGCGCTCCGAGAGCTGCCGGATGGACCGCTGACCGTTAAAGCCCCGCGCCGCATCCCGGCCGGGGAGGTGCTTAGCCGCTATGAAGCGCCGCGCGGCGAGGATGTCCATTACGTCCGCGCCAACGGGACGGAGAATCCGGAACGGGTCAAGCTCCGTGCCCCGACCCTGGCCAACCTGCAGGCGGTTTCTAAAATGCTGGAAGATCGCTATCTGGCCGACCTGCCGATCGTCGTCGCGGCGATCGATCCCTGTTTCTCCTGCACCGACCGGCTGATCACAGTGACCGGTGACCAGGAGGGGACGATGAACTGGGAGGACCTCCGCCGCTACAGCATCGATTGGTATAAAAATAAGGGCGTCGATTTCTCAAGGATGAAAATTAAACTATGA
- the atpF gene encoding F0F1 ATP synthase subunit B, producing the protein MLEFEPGLMIWTTLAFGLLVVLLYKVALPPILIFLAEREKLIASSLAEAERGRVERASLLEKQKAELREVRGQANQILAQARDAGDRLKKELVERVGEQSALLAKEAKLEIAREKDKALDAVRSEAASLVALAASKVLGRTVDLNDHKQLIEESLRR; encoded by the coding sequence ATGCTCGAGTTCGAACCAGGTTTAATGATCTGGACGACGCTGGCCTTTGGCCTGCTGGTCGTCCTGTTATACAAGGTCGCCTTGCCGCCGATTCTAATATTTCTGGCGGAGCGGGAGAAGCTGATCGCCTCCTCTTTGGCCGAAGCGGAGCGGGGAAGAGTTGAGCGCGCCTCTTTGCTTGAAAAACAGAAGGCCGAGCTTCGTGAGGTGCGCGGTCAGGCGAACCAGATCCTGGCGCAGGCGCGTGACGCCGGTGACCGGCTGAAGAAGGAGTTGGTCGAACGGGTCGGCGAGCAGTCGGCCCTCCTGGCGAAAGAGGCGAAGCTCGAAATCGCCCGGGAGAAAGATAAGGCGCTGGATGCGGTTAGGAGCGAAGCGGCCAGCCTGGTCGCCCTGGCGGCCAGCAAAGTGCTGGGCCGCACCGTCGATCTCAACGACCATAAACAATTGATCGAGGAGAGCTTGCGAAGGTGA
- the atpB gene encoding F0F1 ATP synthase subunit A, protein MNVIEHLSQKIVCPLQFGGIDLSITNGVIAMWLAVLLVTVFFWLVSRQLRPVPGKMQNLAEVLVLFIRDEIGGQLGDTRDRWLPFLAAIFTFILACNLLGLVPGVASATANINTTAALALIVFFVVQVVGVREHGFFPYLKSFIPEGVPLPIAVFMVPIELISTLAKPFSLAMRLFANMFAGHAVMFLILSMIVLFHSWLVVPLPVVGDTVFLAFELFIAFIQAFVFTYLSALYIATAQEGH, encoded by the coding sequence ATGAACGTAATTGAGCACTTGAGCCAGAAAATTGTTTGCCCGCTGCAGTTCGGGGGGATCGACCTCTCGATCACCAACGGGGTCATCGCGATGTGGCTGGCTGTCCTGCTCGTCACTGTTTTTTTCTGGCTAGTCTCACGCCAACTTAGGCCGGTCCCCGGCAAAATGCAGAACCTGGCCGAGGTCCTCGTCCTGTTTATCCGCGATGAGATCGGCGGCCAGTTAGGCGATACTCGGGACCGTTGGCTCCCTTTCCTGGCAGCCATTTTCACTTTTATCCTGGCCTGTAACCTGCTCGGCCTAGTCCCCGGAGTTGCCAGCGCCACCGCCAATATCAATACGACCGCGGCCCTCGCCCTGATCGTCTTTTTTGTTGTTCAGGTGGTTGGGGTCAGGGAGCACGGTTTCTTCCCGTATCTCAAGAGCTTTATCCCGGAGGGGGTGCCGCTCCCGATCGCCGTCTTCATGGTACCGATCGAACTGATCAGCACGCTGGCCAAACCTTTTTCTCTGGCGATGCGGTTGTTCGCCAACATGTTCGCCGGCCACGCGGTCATGTTTCTCATCCTCTCGATGATCGTCCTCTTTCACAGCTGGCTGGTCGTCCCCCTGCCGGTCGTCGGCGACACGGTTTTTCTCGCTTTTGAACTCTTCATCGCCTTTATTCAGGCCTTTGTCTTCACGTATCTCTCGGCTTTGTATATTGCTACGGCCCAAGAAGGACATTAG
- the atpE gene encoding ATP synthase F0 subunit C has translation MMNATFGAFLAAGLGMGLAAAGTGIGVSILAAKALEGMARQPEASNTIRTSMILAIAFVEAIALYALVVCLILATKV, from the coding sequence ATGATGAATGCTACGTTTGGGGCTTTTTTAGCCGCGGGTCTGGGGATGGGACTCGCGGCGGCGGGGACGGGGATAGGGGTCAGTATCTTGGCGGCCAAGGCGCTGGAAGGGATGGCGCGCCAGCCGGAAGCGTCGAATACTATCCGGACCAGCATGATCCTCGCGATCGCCTTCGTGGAAGCGATTGCACTTTACGCTCTGGTCGTCTGTCTCATCCTGGCGACAAAGGTCTAA
- a CDS encoding 4Fe-4S dicluster domain-containing protein yields MRWPGQMLRELLEALLKKPATLMYPYDKSGAIEGFRGKLKFYPERCIGCQLCVRDCPARAIVIKKLGDKRFEMDLDLGRCIYCGQCVDSCLKGALEVTGEFELAELDREKLKIVVKNEEEEKKNV; encoded by the coding sequence ATGAGATGGCCGGGACAGATGCTCCGCGAATTACTCGAAGCTCTCTTGAAAAAGCCGGCCACCTTAATGTATCCTTATGATAAGTCGGGCGCGATCGAAGGGTTCCGCGGCAAACTGAAGTTTTACCCCGAACGCTGCATCGGCTGCCAGCTCTGCGTCCGCGATTGCCCGGCCCGAGCGATCGTCATCAAGAAACTGGGCGACAAGCGCTTTGAGATGGACCTTGACCTGGGTCGCTGCATCTATTGCGGCCAGTGCGTCGATTCCTGCCTGAAGGGGGCGCTGGAGGTGACCGGTGAGTTTGAATTGGCCGAGCTCGACCGTGAGAAGTTGAAGATAGTGGTCAAAAACGAAGAGGAGGAAAAGAAAAATGTCTGA
- a CDS encoding complex I subunit 1 family protein yields MIMSLFQIFIFPGMLFLLVAGLAAEYIDRNLVARFQNRVGPPWFQPLADIIKLAGKENVTVVGSDLQIFRLMPAIALAATITAFFYIPLWGANALFSFNGDLIVVLYLLIIPSLTFFLGGWYSRSVYSMIGAVRALIQLFAYEVPLFLAILAPALLANTWSLSGLTAFYAAHPGLWLVNLLGFGVALVTLLGKLEKVPFDIAEAETEVVAGPFTEYSGQRLAFLRLTMNVETIVASALLAAVFLPFGLNVYPALGLVIFLIKIFFIVFLVALARSLLARLRLDQMIEFCWKYLAPLAFLQLLLNLIVKGALYR; encoded by the coding sequence ATGATCATGTCGTTGTTCCAGATATTTATCTTCCCGGGGATGCTCTTCCTCCTGGTCGCCGGCCTGGCGGCGGAGTATATCGACCGGAACCTGGTCGCCCGCTTCCAGAACCGGGTGGGCCCCCCCTGGTTCCAGCCGCTGGCCGACATTATCAAGCTGGCCGGGAAAGAAAATGTTACGGTCGTCGGCTCCGATCTGCAGATCTTCCGCCTGATGCCGGCGATCGCCCTGGCCGCGACGATCACCGCCTTCTTCTATATCCCGCTCTGGGGGGCCAACGCTCTCTTCTCTTTCAACGGCGACCTGATCGTCGTCCTTTATCTCCTGATCATCCCGTCGCTCACTTTTTTCCTCGGCGGCTGGTACTCCCGTTCGGTCTATTCGATGATTGGCGCGGTCCGCGCCCTCATCCAACTGTTCGCTTATGAGGTGCCGCTCTTCCTGGCGATCCTGGCGCCGGCCCTGCTGGCCAATACCTGGTCGCTGAGCGGCCTGACCGCTTTTTACGCGGCGCATCCCGGCCTCTGGCTCGTTAACCTGCTCGGTTTTGGGGTCGCCCTGGTCACCCTCCTCGGTAAATTGGAGAAGGTCCCTTTTGATATCGCGGAAGCGGAGACCGAAGTGGTCGCCGGGCCGTTCACCGAATACAGCGGCCAGCGGCTCGCCTTTCTCCGCCTGACGATGAACGTCGAAACGATCGTTGCTTCGGCCCTGCTGGCGGCGGTTTTCCTGCCGTTCGGCCTGAATGTCTATCCGGCCCTTGGCCTGGTCATCTTCTTAATTAAAATATTCTTCATCGTTTTCCTGGTCGCCCTGGCCCGGTCGCTCTTGGCCCGGCTCCGGCTCGACCAGATGATCGAATTCTGCTGGAAATATCTCGCGCCGCTCGCTTTTCTCCAGCTGCTGCTAAATCTGATAGTGAAAGGAGCGCTTTACCGATGA
- a CDS encoding NADH-quinone oxidoreductase subunit B family protein yields MMGLVKKIVTWARIKSPWIIHFNTGACNACDIEIIAALTPRYDIERFGMILKGSPRHADVLVCSGPVTRQTECRLKNIYDQMAEPKFVLAVGTCACSGGVFHDCYSVKGGIDKAIPVSAYIPGCPASPKAIIDAVVKLLATLDKGG; encoded by the coding sequence ATGATGGGTTTAGTCAAGAAAATAGTGACCTGGGCGCGGATCAAATCGCCCTGGATCATCCATTTCAATACCGGGGCGTGTAACGCCTGCGATATCGAGATCATCGCGGCGCTTACCCCGCGCTACGACATCGAGCGCTTCGGCATGATCTTGAAAGGATCACCGCGCCACGCCGACGTCCTGGTCTGCTCCGGACCGGTCACCCGGCAAACGGAATGCCGGTTGAAGAATATTTACGACCAGATGGCCGAGCCGAAGTTCGTCCTGGCGGTCGGGACCTGCGCCTGTTCCGGCGGGGTCTTCCACGATTGCTACAGCGTCAAGGGAGGGATCGACAAGGCGATCCCCGTTTCAGCTTACATCCCGGGGTGCCCGGCCAGCCCCAAAGCGATCATCGATGCCGTGGTTAAATTACTGGCCACGCTGGATAAAGGAGGCTGA
- a CDS encoding NADH-quinone oxidoreductase subunit C, whose protein sequence is MTEQEIISSLENKFNFLKEKIKLQRARRLWVEVEMANFPEVLKYLRQSQNFYQLLTITGLDEREAFAVIYHLSDGTGLVLNLKTKISRETPVLKSVMDIYPPAEIYERELVDLLGIKVEGLPPGNSYPLPDGWPAGQYPLRKDWVGVSCLDEEKKNV, encoded by the coding sequence ATGACCGAACAAGAGATTATTAGTTCTTTAGAAAATAAGTTCAACTTCCTTAAAGAAAAAATAAAGTTACAGCGGGCGCGCCGCCTCTGGGTCGAGGTGGAGATGGCCAATTTCCCCGAGGTCCTGAAATATTTACGCCAGTCACAAAATTTCTACCAGCTTCTGACGATCACCGGCCTCGACGAGCGTGAGGCTTTTGCGGTTATTTATCACTTAAGCGACGGGACCGGGCTGGTCTTGAACCTCAAGACCAAAATCTCCCGCGAAACGCCAGTCCTCAAGAGCGTCATGGATATTTATCCTCCGGCCGAGATATACGAGCGGGAATTGGTCGACTTGCTGGGGATCAAAGTTGAAGGGTTGCCTCCCGGCAACAGCTATCCGCTCCCCGACGGTTGGCCGGCCGGGCAATATCCGCTGCGGAAAGACTGGGTAGGGGTCTCCTGCCTGGACGAGGAGAAGAAGAATGTTTGA